A window from Fragaria vesca subsp. vesca linkage group LG5, FraVesHawaii_1.0, whole genome shotgun sequence encodes these proteins:
- the LOC101306526 gene encoding uncharacterized protein LOC101306526, producing MAVSVHLAPKLFPLVISRSGKNRLRPNKEYKMHSMCALPSQGASSTRRLVVYGGASVLAVLATNYGLATLPVLADDKSNGEEEKYGIFGAIQSLLEAKTKTKSGRVLPKAYLKSAKEVVKTLRESLQEDPKDNAKFRRTADAAKESIREYLSNWRGQPTVSQEESYVELEKAIRSLAGFYSKAGPSAPLPAEVKSEILNDLDTAEEFL from the exons ATGGCTGTGTCTGTTCATCTTGCACCGAAGCTCTTCCCTCTTGTCATTTCCAGGTCAGGGAAGAATAGATTGAGACCCAATAAAGAGT ATAAAATGCACTCCATGTGTGCCCTACCTTCTCAAGGAGCTTCATCAACTCGCCGACTTGTAGTATATGGGGGTGCTTCTGTCCTTGCGGTTCTAGCCACAAACTATGGGCTAGCGACATTGCCTGTTTTGGCAGACGACAAGTCGAATGGTGAAGAGGAGAAGTATGGAATTTTTGGTGCTATCCAGTCGCTGCTCGAAGCCAAAACAAAAACAAAGTCTGGAAGAGTGTTGCCGAAGGCATATCTGAAGTCTGCAAAAGAAGTTGTGAAGACGCTGCGGGAATCACTGCAGGAAGATCCCAAGGATAATGCTAAGTTTAGACGGACTGCAGATGCAGCAAAGGAATCTATTCGAGAGTACTTGAGCAATTGGAGGGGACAGCCAACGGTGTCTCAAGAG GAATCTTATGTTGAGTTAGAGAAAGCAATAAGATCACTGGCCGGCTTTTACTCAAAGGCAGGACCTTCTGCCCCATTGCCTGCAGAAGTCAAGTCTGAAATATTGAATGATTTGGATACAGCTGAAGAGTTTCTGTGA
- the LOC101304974 gene encoding uncharacterized protein LOC101304974 — translation MDEGVRSVGPSGVLVKNRNSSGCLIVRKKPDAISGGGGGGGGGSGSRKVFESKKEKKRSRLVMSDSGSSDELLMPPRRKVGPETVRVCNALEKGIAEGSGKRDRAESVRRNEEGLMGGRTNLEVFEFNEYDGVEGQTVRRSRFGDGVIGVEFGERRYGGSAMQVPRSGIKREFETGSSRHLVDKRKSLYHERTGSLGRGDRGIYGDGGQLPLARDKFVGVSDEPIRVQGKNGVLKVMVKKKNNVPGPLGTYIFPKAEEHRKAPRSEDIPKKNAIIPPFFAEPKPLEKPVLAARTEKSHMNLRKSLPIKSSKSSDWDSEDSDTSLKLGAKSAEASKPMKRAGFKVEDGPSSEKSPPAKNKEVKLKRGSGTEKQKLRERIREMLLNAGWTIDYRPRRNRDYLDAVYINPSGTAYWSIIKAYDALQKQTNEENEARRIGDGSSLAPITDDVLSQLTRKTRKKMEKEMKRKQQRADSDSDNAKGARMKKSRTSKHDPESMDSVSYEEKLSSYLKQGGKSFKGRMYENGFDSNAQSSSQHLPGTVEKPSSGSSSHMPHGRKSRKLGRCTLLVRGSNKALNSENDGFVPYTGKRTLLSWLIDTGTVQLSQKVQYMNRRRTKVMLEGWITRDGIHCGCCSKILTVSKFEIHAGSKLRQPFQNICLDSGVSLLQCQIDAWNRQEDIDRIGFHSVQVDGDDPDDDTCGLCGDGGDLICCDGCPSTFHQSCLNIQMLPPGDWHCPNCVCKVCGIASENVAEEDETTVSALLACSLCGKKCHVSCSQEMDAGPADSNSLGSSFCGQKCRELFESLQRCLGVKHELEAGYTWSLVKRTDVDRGFPLRVECNSKLAVALTVMDECFLPIVDRRSGINLIHNVLYNCGSNFNRLNYSGFYAAILEKGDEIVSAASLRFHGTKLAEMPFIGTRHIYRRQGMCRRLFNAIESALCSLKVEKLVIPAIAELLHTWTGVFGFVPLEESFKQEVRSINMLVFPGIDMLQKLLVDKENETSMTGLKKMEGIGKECIKPGGSGKSDTGSPASLDPHRSDGVGLLHIGETVDEATDVDSGSQCLGVSLNDTPVMSGSLDASDELKNLESTGRSMSSESPTGDQLAGSTSDRKCAPNTSNEVLEIGTKPLLESPVEDNMQCDSKCPVASNDTSVLNGGSLDASHEHNNQILIKGTLSADSDSGAKLAQYGCEANSPDRSSEAVETAPVEDNVLFTLQCPGASLNNTSQVPAKGTPSSDSDLVAKLDAEAKCQPPSNTVDEALEIGNETILDSPVEDNIQSTSQCPGASLNNTSMLTSSSSDAAFLELKVSDSTKGNPSFDCSSGAEITEHTSEVKHTSSPGTRHEALETENQPVADSPIVDNIQSTSESPDASLNNISMLSGGSLNAFHELNVQPSTEGTPSDSDQGSKLVECTLDAKCQSSPDTNDDKMVGIKTFLDNSSKCLKESASDNSHEENVDRASVEPIPSGETFAGNREEVNGNPNSSFCETEKQSFIAPEIASDTMHCEKSIPKASSDGSVTDSGRDESGSV, via the exons ATGGACGAAGGAGTGAGATCTGTAGGTCCGTCTGGGGTGTTGGTGAAGAATCGGAATTCCTCGGGGTGTTTGATTGTGAGGAAGAAGCCGGATGCGATCAGTGGCGGCGGCGGCGGTGGTGGAGGTGGTTCGGGTTCGAGGAAGGTTTTCGAATCGAAGAAGGAGAAGAAGAGGTCGAGGCTGGTGATGAGTGATTCGGGGTCGAGTGATGAGCTGTTGATGCCGCCGAGGAGGAAGGTGGGGCCGGAGACGGTTCGGGTTTGTAATGCATTGGAGAAGGGCATTGCGGAAGGGAGTGGGAAGAGGGATAGGGCGGAGAGTGTGCGGCGGAATGAGGAGGGTTTGATGGGGGGAAGGACTAATTTGGAGGTGTTTGAGTTTAATGAGTATGATGGGGTTGAGGGGCAGACGGTGAGGAGGAGCCGGTTCGGGGATGGGGTTATTGGAGTTGAGTTTGGGGAGAGGAGGTATGGGGGATCTGCCATGCAGGTGCCACGGAGTGGGATCAAGAGGGAGTTTGAGACTGGTTCGAGTAGGCATCTTGTTGACAAGAGGAAGAGCTTGTATCATGAGAGGACAGGGAGTTTGGGCCGGGGAGATAGGGGTATATATGGTGATGGAGGTCAGCTGCCGTTAGCGAGAGACAAGTTTGTGGGTGTTTCGGATGAACCTATTAGGGTTCAGGGTAAGAATGGTGTTTTGAAGGTGATGGTGAAGAAGAAGAACAATGTGCCTGGGCCACTAGGGACATATATTTTTCCAAAAGCTGAAGAGCATAGAAAAGCTCCGAGAAGTGAAGATATCCCTAAGAAGAATGCAATCATCCCTCCATTTTTTGCTGAACCAAAGCCTCTTGAGAAACCAGTTTTGGCTGCTAGGACAGAGAAAAGCCATATGAATTTGCGAAAATCATTGCCCATTAAGAGCAGCAAGAGCTCTGACTGGGATTCAGAAGACAGTGATACTTCTTTGAAGCTAGGAGCAAAGAGTGCCGAAGCCTCTAAACCTATGAAGAGGGCAGGTTTCAAAGTTGAAGATGGTCCTTCATCTGAAAAGAGCCCTCCAGCCAAAAATAAAGAAGTCAAACTTAAACGTGGTAGTGGCACAGAGAAGCAGAAACTGCGTGAACGTATAAGGGAGATGCTTCTGAATGCAGGCTGGACCATTGATTATAGGCCTAGAAGGAACAGAGACTACCTGGATGCTGTGTACATTAACCCATCAGGTACAGCTTACTGGTCCATCATTAAGGCTTATGACGCTCTTCAAAAGCAAACAAATGAAGAAAATGAGGCTAGACGTATTGGGGATGGTTCTTCACTTGCACCTATAACGGATGACGTACTCAGTCAGTTAACCAGGAAAACTCGAAAGAAGATGGAGAAAGAAATGAAAAGGAAGCAGCAAAGAGCTGACAGTGACAGTGATAATGCAAAAGGAGCCCGTATGAAAAAATCTAGAACGTCCAAGCATGATCCAGAGAGCATGGACAGTGTTAGTTATGAGGAAAAACTAAGCTCCTACCTGAAGCAAGGTGGTAAGTCATTCAAGGGTAGAATGTATGAAAATGGTTTCGATTCAAATGCTCAGAGTTCCTCTCAACATTTACCTGGCACTGTTGAAAAACCATCATCTGGATCTAGTTCTCATATGCCTCACGGAAGGAAAAGTAGAAAGCTTGGTAGATGTACTTTGTTGGTTCGTGGTTCTAACAAGGCGCTTAACTCGGAAAATGATGGCTTTGTTCCATATACTGGAAAACGAACATTGCTTTCCTGGCTGATTGATACAGGAACTGTGCAATTGAGCCAAAAGGTGCAGTATATGAATCGGAGAAGAACTAAAGTAATGCTGGAGGGTTGGATTACAAGAGATGGCATTCACTGTGGTTGCTGTAGTAAGATCCTCACAGTCTCGAAATTTGAGATTCATGCAGGGAGCAAATTGCGCCAGCCATTTCAAAATATATGCTTGGACTCTGGGGTTTCCCTTCTGCAATGTCAAATAGATGCATGGAATAGACAAGAGGATATTGACCGCATTGGTTTCCACTCTGTACAAGTAGACGGTGATGATCCCGATGATGATACCTGTGGCCTCTGTGGAGATGGTGGGGATTTGATCTGTTGTGATGGCTGTCCTTCAACATTTCATCAGAGCTGCTTGAACATACAG ATGCTTCCTCCAGGTGATTGGCACTGCCCAAATTGTGTTTGCAAAGTTTGTGGAATAGCTAGTGAGAATGTTGCTGAAGAGGATGAGACAACTGTTTCTGCACTACTGGCTTGTAGTCTCTGTGGAAAGAAAT GTCACGTATCATGCAGTCAGGAGATGGATGCTGGTCCTGCTGATTCCAATAGTTTAGGCTCTTCCTTTTGTGGGCAGAAGTGTAGAGAG CTCTTTGAGAGTTTGCAGAGATGTCTTGGGGTCAAACATGAACTAGAAGCAGGATATACATGGTCTCTTGTTAAGAGAACAGATGTAGATAGAGGATTTCCTTTGAGGGTTGAATGCAATTCAAAGCTTGCTGTTGCGTTGACTGTTATGGACGAATGCTTTTTGCCTATTGTTGACAGAAGGAGTGGGATCAATTTAATTCATAATGTTCTATATAATTGTGG ATCAAACTTCAATCGGCTGAACTACAGTGGCTTCTACGCTGCAATTTTGGAGAAAGGTGATGAAATAGTTTCTGCAGCTTCTCTCAG GTTTCATGGTACAAAGTTAGCAGAGATGCCATTCATTGGTACTCGCCACATATACAGGCGACAAGGGATGTGTCGGAGGCTTTTCAACGCCATTGAATCG GCTCTCTGCTCCCTGAAGGTTGAGAAGTTGGTTATCCCTGCAATTGCGGAACTCTTGCATACATGGACAGGTGTTTTTGGCTTTGTTCCTCTTGAGGAATCATTCAAGCAAGAAGTGAGGTCAATCAATATGTTAGTCTTCCCTGGTATAGACATGCTACAGAAGCTGCTGGTGGACAAAGAAAATGAGACGAGCATGACAG GTTTAAAGAAAATGGAAGGCATAGGCAAGGAATGTATAAAGCCTGGAGGCAGTGGTAAATCTGATACTGGTTCTCCAGCTAGCCTTGATCCTCACAGGAGTGATGGAGTCGGTTTGCTTCATATCGGTGAAACTGTAGATGAAGCTACTGATGTGGATTCTGGTTCTCAGTGTCTAGGTGTCTCCTTAAATGATACTCCTGTGATGAGTGGCTCTTTAGATGCTTCTGATGAACTCAAAAATTTAGAGTCAACTGGAAGGAGTATGTCTTCTGAGTCTCCTACCGGGGACCAATTAGCTGGATCTACTTCTGACAGGAAATGTGCTCCTAATACAAGCAATGAAGTTCTTGAGATAGGAACTAAACCACTGCTGGAGTCTCCGGTTGAAGATAATATGCAGTGTGATTCCAAGTGTCCTGTTGCTTCAAATGATACTTCCGTGTTGAATGGTGGTTCGTTAGATGCTTCTCATGAACATAACAATCAGATTTTGATCAAGGGGACTCTGTCCGCTGACTCTGATTCAGGTGCTAAGTTAGCTCAATATGGTTGTGAAGCAAATTCCCCTGACAGAAGCTCTGAAGCTGTAGAGACAGCACCAGTGGAAGATAATGTCTTGTTTACCTTGCAGTGTCCTGGTGCCTCATTAAATAATACTTCTCAGGTTCCAGCCAAGGGGACTCCATCTTCTGACTCCGATTTAGTTGCCAAGTTAGATGCTGAAGCAAAATGCCAGCCACCCTCTAATACAGTCGATGAAGCTCTAGAGATTGGAAATGAAACAATACTAGATTCTCCTGTTGAAGATAATATACAGTCCACCTCTCAGTGCCCTGGTGCTTCATTAAATAATACTTCCATGTTGACTAGTAGCTCATCAGATGCCGCTTTTCTTGAACTTAAGGTTTCGGATTCAACCAAGGGGAATCCATCTTTTGACTGTAGTTCAGGTGCCGAGATAACTGAACACACTTCTGAAGTGAAACACACTTCTTCCCCTGGTACAAGACATGAAGCTCTAGAGACAGAAAATCAACCTGTGGCAGATTCTCCCATAGTAGATAATATCCAGTCTACATCTGAGAGTCCTGATGCTTCGCTAAACAATATTTCCATGTTGAGTGGTGGTTCACTGAATGCTTTCCATGAGCTCAACGTTCAGCCTTCAACCGAGGGGACTCCATCTGACTCTGATCAAGGTTCCAAGTTAGTTGAGTGCACCTTGGATGCGAAATGTCAGTCTTCACCGGATACTAACGATGATAAAATGGTGGGAATAAAAACATTTCTGGATAATTCTTCGAAGTGCTTGAAAGAGAGTGCTTCAGATAATTCCCATGAAGAGAATGTTGACAGGGCCTCTGTTGAGCCCATTCCTTCAGGAGAAACGTTTGCGGGGAACAGGGAGGAAGTTAATGGAAATCCAAATTCCAGTTTCTGCGAGACTGAGAAACAATCGTTCATTGCTCCAGAAATTGCTTCTGATACAATGCACTGTGAAAAGAGCATCCCTAAAGCATCTAGTGATGGCTCTGTCACTGATTCTGGGAGGGATGAATCTGGTTCTGTTTGA
- the LOC101305944 gene encoding 40S ribosomal protein S18-like, whose amino-acid sequence MSLVANEEFQHILRVMNTNVDGKQKIMFALTSIKGIGRRLANIVCKKADVDMNKRAGELSAQEIENLMHIVANPRQFKIPDWFLNRKKDYKDGKYSQVVANALDMKLRDDLERLKKIRNHRGLRHYWGLRVRGQHTKTTGRRGKTVGVSKKR is encoded by the exons ATG TCTCTCGTAGCGAACGAGGAGTTCCAGCATATTCTGCGTGTGATGAACACCAACGTCGATGGGAAGCAGAAGATCATGTTTGCTCTCACCTCTATCAAAGGTATCGGTCGCCGTCTCGCTAACATCGTCTGCAAGAAGGCCGACGTCGACATGAACAAGAG GGCTGGAGAGCTGTCTGCTCAGGAGATTGAGAACCTGATGCACATTGTGGCAAATCCCCGCCAGTTCAAGATTCCTGACTGGTTTCTCAACAGAAAGAAAGACTACAAAGATGGTAAATATTCCCAGGTTGTTGCCAATGCCTTGGACATGAAGCTCAGGGATGATCTCGAGAGGCTCAAGAAGATCAG GAATCACCGTGGTCTGCGTCACTACTGGGGCCTTCGTGTGCGTGGACAGCACACCAAGACCACTGGTCGCAGGGGTAAGACTGTTGGTGTGTCCAAGAAGCGTTGA
- the LOC101306235 gene encoding imidazoleglycerol-phosphate dehydratase 2-like: MEVSAPPGVLRSPSSLSSPPLKSGLLTFSTSRRAHLPRKQQHHLNLRHMDSSHSHRIITPCAANNGYSTLTDSPTASGARIGEVKRETKETNVSVKINLDGTGIADSNTGIPFLDHMLDQLASHGLLDVHVRATGDIHIDDHHTNEDVALAIGTALLQALGDRKGINRFGDFSAPLDEAWIHVSLDLSGRPHLGYDLQIPTQRVGTYDTQLVEHFFQSLVNTSGMTLHIRQLSGRNSHHIIEATFKAFARALRQALECDPRRLGSIPSSKGVLSRS; encoded by the exons ATGGAGGTATCAGCCCCACCCGGTGTTCTACGCTCACCGTCTTCACTCTCATCTCCGCCGCTAAAATCCGGACTCCTCACCTTCTCCACTTCCCGGCGGGCACATCTCCCACGCAAGCAGCAGCACCACTTGAATCTCAGACACATGGACTCTTCTCACTCTCACAGAATCATCACTCCCTGTGCGGCCAACAATGGCTACTCCACTCTCACCGATTCCCCTACTGCCTCTG GGGCGAGAATTGGGGAGGTTAAGAGAGAGACCAAGGAGACCAATGTATCGGTCAAGATAAACCTTGACGGCACTGGAATTGCTGATTCCAATACTGGGATTCCTTTCCTTGATCATATGTTGGAT CAACTGGCGTCGCATGGGTTGTTGGACGTGCATGTGAGGGCTACCGGTGACATCCACATTGATGATCATCACACGAATGAAGATGTCGCTCTTGCTATTGGAACG GCTTTGCTTCAAGCGCTTGGTGATAGAAAAGGAATCAACAGGTTTGGTGACTTCTCTGCTCCTCTTGATGAAGCTTGGATTCATGTCTCACTG GATTTATCTGGCCGACCACATTTGGGATATGATCTACAGATACCCACCCAGAGAGTTGGTACCTATGACACTCAG TTGGTGGAACATTTTTTCCAGTCTTTGGTGAATACTTCTGGTATGACGCTTCATATTCGGCAG CTTTCTGGAAGGAATTCTCACCATATTATTGAGGCAACCTTCAAAGCATTTGCAAGGGCTCTTCGACAAGCACTAGAATGTGATCCACGTCGCCTTGGGAGCATTCCAAG CTCGAAAGGTGTCCTGTCACGTTCTTGA